Part of the Drosophila kikkawai strain 14028-0561.14 chromosome 3L, DkikHiC1v2, whole genome shotgun sequence genome is shown below.
TTTAGAactatacatatttattaactaGTGTTTTGTTACTCttttaaacactttttatcattttttccacaaattaataatttttttgataatttaaaatgtgtagtttcaaaactgagggactagttggCTAGATctactcggctgttgatgctgatcaagaatatatgaaCAAAGCATAAACCTTATTGGGATTGGGGTACCAAGCCAGACTCCAATTGGAAAAAGGGCGTCGCagcaaaaagaagaaaatgaaACAACAAACTCGTCGAAACGCCGGCAAAACAAAGACGCGAAGCAGAAGCACAAAGCGGAGCAGCGAGAGGCGAATAAGAGGGGACAGCGAGCCAGCGAAAACTTTGCGAATCCCACgataaatgataataaaacACACATAATGCCAGTCGTACACAcataaatgtacataaatgCCATTAAATAAAAGGGGGCTGCATGAGAAATTCGTGCAGAGCTCCAAATTGCACTGAAAATATCACATTTGAGACGGGGAGCACACGCACATTACACACACGCACCCACACAATCGCGCATCCACagctatgtatatatttaaacaataaaacagcataaaaaatagcaaaattaCCTCATTTGTGCCCactgttattgttgctgcagctgctgcactTTTCGGGTTTTCCGCGACACGTGGACGGCCGACGATGCGTGTAATTGTTTATTGCACATTGGGGGACCGAACGGAGGCGGAAAAAGcactttaaacaattaaatgttgttaaaatcgccttttttgttgtattttattttcgttcCGGCGTTGGTATCGATTACTGAAGACTTTTTTTTATCGAATAGTCGATTAAGTATTTTGATCtggcacttttggtcgctcgtgcactgacgatctggtacttttggtcgctcatGCACTGACGATCTGGCAACTCTGGTCGCTCGTGGCATGAGCaaccagcgttgccagacttcgCGCGAACAagcgaccaaaagtgccaGATCGTCAAGTcccagcgaccaaaagtgccaGACCTACATTTTGCTTTGATTCAGAGTGACCAagcagaaaatataaaaaaatatcaacaaaaatgtCGCGATTTCGTTATTCGggcaaaaaaatcaacaactgCAACTAGGGTTGtcgaaatttgaaaaaaatatcgtatcgatgatattttttttttttggaagagatgataataatatttaaaatatcaaaaaaaaatatcgatatatttgaaatttttgatatttttttgttaaataaaaaaacatggTTTTTACTGCACAATTAGGGGATTCCTTTAACTGTCGAcaatttttcttgaattttcaAAGATTCTGCGATTCAACAGTTAAGGGAATACTCTAAATAAAAAGACGACAAGTTTCTGCATGTTTATTTCGCAAGTGCGACGACAAGTTTGATGAATTTCCACTCGTCTTAAACACTTTTTCGCAAAGCTTCGACTTCGCTGTGCCGTTTGTTATGTTTATGTAATTAGATTTTACAttcatattcttttttttaaagaagttTCCTTTTTCCATCGAAAGAAAAAGtatcaaaaaatatcataaaaaaatatcgtgatttcgatatttgggcaaaaaaaaattacgatataaatatatcattttcagaaaaaaaatatcgatatattgatattttgatatattatcAACAACCCTAACTGCAACCCTGTGGAGACGCCgactggtaaaaaaaaaaaacgaaaaaaacgaGCACCGGAAAATCGGCGAGGAAAAGAAAGTAGCACTGAAAAGCGAGCCACAGGTAAACGAATCGGTCTGGCGAGGATTGGGTGACAAGCCGGCATAACCAAGAACAGTTGCAGACTCACTGAAAACGTGTCCCAGTCCGAGAAATAAGACGCGTCTGCGAACAAGATGTCGGACATCTCCAGCGAGGACCTGCGCCGCGAAATACAGTCGGTGCTAAAGGATGCCGACCTGTCCACCATCTCGGCCAAACGTGTGCGCGAGCAGGTGGAGGGGAAGCTGAACTGCTCGCTGCTGAACCGCAAGAAGGAGTTCGACAAGATCGTCATGGATGTGATCAACGAGCAGcaggacgaggaggatgacgaggacgacgacggcaAGGATCCGGACGCCGATCCCGACGACGAGAGCGAGTCCAGCGAGGTGGagaacaacagcagcagcgaagaGGAGGCCCAGAAGCAGAAGAAGAAGCCGGGTCCCAAGAAGCGGGGCCAGCCCATCAAGCACAAGACGGGTCCGAAGAAGAAGCGCAAGACCCTCAATGCCGACGATTCGGGAACGGAGAGCGATGCTGGCTCCGACTCCGACTACGAGGTGGTGAAGAAGCCGGCCGCCAAGAAGAAGGCCAAGTCTGCCGGCGGAACTACTGCCAGTGGCGCCGCCAGGAAGAGCACAGGCTTCACGCGCGCCTACAACCTGTCGCCGGAACTGAGCGCCCTCATGGGCGCCCCATCCCTGCCACGTCACGAGGTGGTCAAGAAGGTCTGGGCCATCATCAAGGAGCGGGATCTGTACGATCCGAAGAACAAGCAGTTCGCCATCTGTGACGACGAGCTGATGAAGGTGATGAAGATCCGCCGCTTCCGCACCTTCGGCATGTTGAAGCACCTCAAGCCGCACTTCCTCGACTAAGGCCCCACCCATCCTCTCCAGCCTACCAGCTCTCCAGATGCAAATACGCCACACACACTAGCTTAGTTTCCACCGCTGTCTGGCAAACTTTCGGCTCCGCTTAGATTCGTTTTTTCCACTTTTGGTTAAGACTTAGTTGGCATGTGTTTTTAGCATTAACCATTAATTAAGACGCGTCTACACAAGCATTTTTATGTAGTCTACGACATTTTAAGTAatctaaaaaaagaaaagtttataCAATTatcaagaaaaagaagaacgACGACAAAAACGAAGAAATTAAGAGAAAGAAAGTAACGAATACAGAAcgatttgtataattttttggtAACAAACAAACTCTCTTGTGTagtttacatttaataaaagtatcaaagagaaaatataacaagtttaaggcaaaaatattgattaataaaaagagaaatagACGAGTGATGCATCTGAAATAAACTCGGTGAAAAAGGTTTCTAATTATTTTGGGGGGGAATTTTGGAATAACAAGTGAAAGAGCAATTCAAACACGTTGTATTCATCAAATAACATCCgtaaaatgaatacaaaagcAAAATATACACATTCATTCTCTggttaagttttataaaagcaaaatatacATTACACATGCTACGATCTTTAAGCTCAAAGCCCATCTATGATCTCGAAAGGTTTTTGCTCAATAAAGaatctgttttttttattgtttttgcgTTTCTCACAATTTTTCATACAAacatttttcacttttttctttctaatatacatataaggTGTGTATATgcagtgtatatatatatataattctcGATCTGATATATATGCCAGCGTGTATATAATTGAATAAATGGAATTACTTTGCACTGCATTTCAATCAACACTCCTCTTCGGACGAAACGAAAGGTGAAAAAGCGGGGAGCAGCATAAACGTTTAACAAATTAAGTACGTAAACAAATACAAGAGACTAAATATCGATCACTTGGCATAATTAGTACAGCTTGAAACTAGTTAATCCTGACATTATCCTGTTATTCAGTTGGATATTTCAACCAGAACTAATTAGGCAAGCGAACGAACtatctaaaataaattcaaccagcaatataaaacatttcaaGGGGTGTAAATTCTCAAGGGGCAAGATTAGTTAATAGTTAAGTAAGAGAGTCCAGGGGGGGTTAGTGAACAGAGACAATACTCCTGCGGCTAAAGCGAGTTCTAAATACTAGATATCGAAGACGTTGTTAAATGCTAACAAAAAAGCAACCAAGAATTCTGCTCGAGCTAAACTAAGCGATACAATGGTAATAGTAACTTTgtgttctccttctccttatCATTTTGTGTGttccgtgtgtgtgtttgtgtgtgtgtgtcaacAATTGTTTAAATAGTTTTACTTCTTCGCAAAGACAATACTTTCGTTGGCgttgtttgttgttcttgttcttgttgttgcttcttCTCATAATTGCTGGTGTGTTATTGTCCGCATCTGCGCCTCTTGCCTCCCCTTTTTAGTAACGATAGTAGTTGGGCTTGAAAGGACCGGCCTTGTTTAGACCCATATACTTGGCCTGCTCGTCACTCAGCTCCGTGAGATGagcatcgaaggtgggcaggTGCAGGCTGGCCACATACTCGTCCATCTTCTTGGGCAGCAAGTAGACATCCGACTTGTATCGACCGGGCGGGGCATTAAAAAGTTCAATTAGGGCCAACGCCTGGGTGGCCGATGTGATGGACACGGCAAACGAAGGGATGCTGGAGCAGCTCAGGTTCACAAGCCTGCCCTCGGCCAGGAGGATAATGTACTTGCCCTCGGGCCAAATGATGTGATCCACTTGGGAGCGCACCTTCTCCCAGGTCAAATCCGGTGTGCGTAGACCGTTCACATCGATCTCCGTGTTGGAGTGACCCATGTTGCAGACAATACAGCCACTCTTCATCTTGTCCATGTGCTCGCGCACCACCACATTCTTGTTGCCCGTTGCCGTCACCACGATGTCCACGTTGCGGATGACCTCGTTCAGCTTCACCACACGGAAGCCGTCCATGCTGGCCTGCAGGGCGCAGATAGGATCGATCTCGGTGATGTACACAATGCAGCCCTAAAAGAATTGAGTTTTATATACAGAAAATTTGATGCAATTCCATTTAATTCTCACCTGTCCCTTCAAGGCCTGAGCACAGCCCTTGCCCACATCGCCGTAACCACAGACAACCACCTGCTTCCCGCCAAACATCACGTCCGTGGAGCGCTTCAAGCTGTCCAGAATGGACTCCTTGCAACTGTACAGGTTGTCGAACTTGGTCTTGGTCACCGAATCATTGACATTCATTGCCGGCACCGTCAGTTTGCCGGCCTTTGACAGCTGATAGAGTCTATGGACTCCAGTGACGCTCTCCTCCACAATGCCCTTCACCAGCTTAAACATGGTTGGGTACTTCTTCAGCATCAAATGCGTGGCATCGCCGCCGTCGTCCAGTATCATGTTGGGCTGCCAGTTTTCGGCATTTACGCAGCGATCGATGCACCACCAAAAGTCCTCCTCCGTTTCGCCGCGCCAGGCAAAGATTGGTATACCAGATTCGGCCAAAGCGGCGGCCACTTCATTCTGGAAATAATTTCGTATTATAAGTGGGATTTTATAATGcaaatttaagattttatttgcgaatttttaaattttttggtaaatattttttgtttctttaatttttaatcatcTATTCAGCCAGTTtctcttttattatttgtttttagtgCCTAAGTAATATGCATACATTAATTTATCATTCTAAAACACTTTTATACCCGTGATTAAGTTGGTTTCTGAcgcacaatttattttttagcaaCCTAAATCGATTTCTCATTGCCTTGAAGGtcattattaaatttagaaCTATTATTGCTGAATACAAATTGATCTGAATGTTCAGAGAATCTAAAAGCTATATAATCTAGGGTATTATGGGGCTTATATGGGGTTGATAGGGTATATAGGGATCGGCAATACTACTAAAGTAGGTTATTAATACCTACAATTCGtcatttaaaaacataaaattaaaggtaaaATTTAAGAGAAACCATTTTATCGACAATATCGTCATTTTTCCGATTGATTTATCGATAAATCTGCCCATTCTCCGCTATATAAACGTATTTGGAAACATATATTTCCGAAATCTATTTCAAAAACCCTTGTTTCCTATAGAAAATGAACCAATTAAATATCTCAAGACTTGGAGTTTATCAATGCAGCAagaaatcttaaataaatatgtctTAGTATGTTGCAAAagtctatatatttttctgataaatCGAATCACGCAAATGCGGTGTAAACATGGGGTAATATCGGGCTTATATCTGGACTGATAGGGAATTGGGCTGCACCCTCGCTAAGCACGGCACTTGGCACTTGGCAGTGGGAACTCAGAGCTGATAAGCCTCCAGGTGATACAGGTGAATCAGCGTGACGGCCTGTCGGGGACGTTTGGCGATAAAAAAACCTGAGATGGATAGGGTGGAAAGAGTATGTGCCCTGGCACTTAGATCGCTTCATTAGAGGACCCATAAATTGCTTAGAGTCTCTCACTCTCTTAGCAGACTCGTGATAATTGCATCAGTtacggagcaggagcagcgaaTCGATGCTGGAAATGGAACTGCGGCTGCGGCGACCCAATTCAGGGCACATCAATTACTCAGCGATTGCCAAACACTTGAGCCGCAGGCGCTTAATTGATTAACATGGGCTTGATTGATCATTTGTttgcgccgccgccgccaccgcctgGCATGACAACAATTGCCTCcaagcagccagcagccagaTCAAGTGACCCAAACtcgaatataaatatgaatttaaatagatttaaatggAATAGAAATGAGTACAAATCTTGGCTATCTGTTTTCGTGACGAATAATAAATGTAACTGTTTGTCGATTTACATTCAGCACATGACATTGCAAATTCATGAGCAGTAAATGAATTTCGGACCGAATTCCCATTTaaaacatcataaaaaaatgtaaaatgtgaCGTTTTAGAACTCACCTGTGTGGAATAGATGTTACAGGCGGCCCAGCGCACACTGGCACCCAGCTCCACGAGCGTCTCGATGAGCACAGCTGTCTGGGCATTGATGTGTGTGCATCCCACAATCTTGGCATCCTTCAATGGCTTGTCCTCGGCCGCTCGCTTCCTCAGCGCCATAATTCCCGGCATCTCCTGTTCCGCAATCTCGATTTCCCTGCGTCCGAAGGCATGCTGGGCGGCAATGTTCCTTACACAGAAATCGGAGCTGCCACGCGAGTTCTTTTGGACTTTTTCGCGTGGCGGCACATCGTCTCCATCCTCACTGCTGCCCGTGTAGCTGGCGGAGCTGAAGGAGTCCGTGGAGGAGGCACTTAGCGAGCGGCTCCGATAGCGACTGGTCTTCTTCAGAGCAGAGGATTGCTTGGTGGCTGGCGGTGGCACCACCACACTGGCATCCTGCGGAGCTGGTCCAGCCTGTTGTTGCTTGTCGCCGCCGCCAAAGCCGGGATCAACGACAACGGTGTCGGCTAGGTTGTTCATGGTTATGGTAGGGGAATATTTGCGGTTACTATTGAAACTCTTTTGTGCTTTGGTAAGTGCTGCTTTCCCTGATCTTTTCAAGCTCTTTTTGGTGCTGCTTTAGGTCCTTTTAGTTGGTCTCTTAGGGCGGGTGATATTTTAAACTAGTTGCTTTACTCAGCTCCTTCTTTCCCAATTCTCCTTCAATGGGTCCTGCAACCGCCGCAGATGTTATGTAAAGCCTGAAATCCAAGCAGGATATCTAGGATATGAACAGAAAAGGCGCTGTGACACTCCCAGGGATAAATCGAACCAACTTTCGCTGCCCAATCACGTGATATTCCGACGTTATGTCGCCGACAAATCGAcgctttaattgtttttaagttGGCTTCGGCTTCTCCTTTGTTTCACCTCTCCTCTGttattgttcttgttgttgttgctgctccgccgccgctgctgttgctgcttcctCTTCTTCGTACGTTTTTCGGTGCTGGTGGAAGGCAGTTTCCGGGATTGCGGGAGGTGGTTATTATAGGCTATGGCCGTCGTCGGATAGAGCTGGCGACGTTGTTGCGGGTGCGGGTGAGCCCAGGCGGCGATCCAATGGCCGATCGTTTATTGAAGTTGATTTTATCTGGAGAAAGAGAACTAAACGGAACCGAACTAGAGATGGAATAAAATCGATTGCACAAGAGATGTATCGATGGCTAAACTGTGCGATATCGAAAACACGATaggatttaaaaaattgaatattaaataaaaaataaattaattaactaattaattaaattattaatttttttaattattaaattaaatttaatttaaaattaaaaaaaatatatttttaaaaaactttgaaaaacatataaaaatttgtttttctttcggtgatcaggaatatatatggttATATGTTCAAAAATGACTCTtgatatattaaacaaatttaaaaatattcgaAGTTTATTTACATGTTACTGTCATTGCAAAAAAATAGTTAACATATTCCCGCCTACATCCCCTCCCGCATGTAACCGCACAGCTCGTAGTCATCCGCCGTGGTAACCAAGCGCGCCTCCGTTGTCAGTCCCTCTTTGTAGGCCTCCCTCTTGTCCACCACCCGCGACAGTTCCTCCAGCGCGAGTGGTCCTTGCTTGGCATGTTTCTGTATAAAGTCCGCCACCAGTCGGCGGTCCACCACGGACATCTCCAGGCTGCGGCTCCAGGCAAGCAGGGCCAACGGACGCTCGGCACTGAGAGTCTGTGAGGGCGAGATCAAATGGCGATACAGGCAGCCGCTAACCATGTGCTGCAGCTCCGCCACTTGGCCGGGAGAGGCGCAGGGATGATGGAGCATCACAATGGCGCCCTCGGCCAGATTGCGCAGGTAACGTTGTGGCGGCAGATAGGAGTACACGCCATATTCAGCGGGCAAAGGACGATAGGGGCCACTGGAAATTCAATTCAAGATTCAAATTAAGGAAAGTGGATTCAAAGGAATACTAAGTTCGTTGGTTTACTTGGTGACTGGCAAATGGGTGTATTCGATTGACTCATTCATGCACTTTGCTGGCGGCAAATAGGCGCTGGGCAGAAAGTGCTCTGTGAGTAGGGCCTCTCTGGTCAAGTCCGGCTGGTACTGACTGCGATTGCTGCTGATGCACAGGTAATTCAGGCTATCCCGGATGTCATTCGGATCGTAATCCAGGCGAAGGTTACTctggaatataaaaataaccaccaaaataagttttatttgGGGGAAATCCCTTATTTTATCACTCACCTTTCCATTATCGCAGATGATTTCATTAAGGGACTGAGTGTTCTCCTCGACGAGGGGCTTTTTGTGTACTTTGTGCGGCTCATTTGGACTTTGGGGAAAATATTTGCCTGTCCAGCTATCCTTTGGAGTGGTGCTGCCCTCCTGCGGCGCCACCTTAACCACATGCGGTTCTCCTGGCACATAGGGAAACCACTTGCCCGTCCAATTATCAGTAGGTAAAGTCGATGCCGTTGCCTGCACACGTTGCACATTCTGGGGGATGTGGGGCTCGCCGGGAGCATAGGGGAACCACTTGCCCTGCCAGTCGTCGTCCGTGCCCAGAGTTGGCTCCGGCATGTTAACATGCGACTTCTTGATGGACTTGGCCTCGCTGCAGGCCAAGCCAAGGCACAAAACGGCGAACAAAGTCAACAGAAACAtgataaatgtaaataaaagccaaacaaaagagaaaaacaaccgagaacaaaaatataattaagaaCTTTTCGTGCCAACAGCTGTTCTTAGACTTGGCGGGTTTACCAACACTGGGAACAACAGCTGCTCGAGGCCATTTGTTGCTGCAGGAGAGTGACCAGGTGGCAGCAACAGCTGTTTGGCCTGGAATAAGGAACAAGCATCGTCTGGTCACATTGGCCCAGcaacaaaaaagagaaaaacaagACTTTTGGAACTGcgctttatttattcattattttcactattttgcaaaaataatgcACATATATTGGCGCCAGCAGCCGCCACCAAGCAAAGAACACCCTAAAAAGTAAGTGGCGAGACCCGAATAGCGTTTAAACTGCGTTTATTTGCCACATTTCCGTGTTCccttaaaagaaaacaataacaaaggtctggtgttgttattgttgctgctgctgctgccctcgCTGGAGAAATAAAGTAAAACGCACAAAGCGGAAAACCTTGGGATTGTGATCAGAGCATTGACCATGTCGTGGTTCAATCCCTGGGATGGCCTCAAGACCAAGATGTGTCGCTACCTCCTGCAGCGTTATTTGGGTCAATTTTTCGAGAATAACCTGAATTTGGAGCAGCTAAAGGTGGATCTCTACAATGGCAAGGCGGTGGTGGAGGATATATTCCTAAAAGTGGACGCTTTCAACGATCTCTTCGAGGATCAGGGCTGGGCCTTTGAGGTGGTATCGGGTCACATCGGCTGCCTGACCGTGGTCGTGCCCTGGAATGCCCTGATGACCAACGACAGCAGCCTGGAGATCTCCAACTTGACGATAACCCTGCGCCCTGTTACGCGACACCAGAGCGGCACCACGATGCTGGAATCCATGTGGTCATCGGTTAGCAGCTCCATGCAAATGGCCGAGGAGTGCATGAAGCAGGTGGATGACGATGTACCCTTCCTGAATCACAATAACGCCCTGATCGGGCTGGAGAAGTTCGCGGAGACCATTGACAATGTGCTGAATCGCATTCGCGCCAAGCTAACGAACACAACGCTAAATATTGAGTATCTGCTGCCTCGCTCGGACCGGAAACTGGTGCTCTCCGTCCAGGCCAGCCATGTGGAGTACAAGAATAAGACGGGCTACGAGATGATGTCCATGTCCACCTCCCAGAACACCGatacggagacggagacgcaCGAGGAGGATCCCAATGGCAGCTTTAATGCCCTGCCCATGATAGCCAAGCACAATCTGGTGATCGAGGGACTGAGTCTGCACACCTCCGAGGTCCTGGACGTCTACCTGCCCACTCCCTACGAGCAGCTGTGCAAGATCGTTGAGCTGAAGGGCGCCCAGAACATACAGATCAATATCAAGCAGACGGAGAATATAGTGGGGCCCAAGGTGAGCCTAGAACTCAGCCTGGACGACATCTACTTTATGCTCACGCCCCGGCAGATACACCTGCTCGTGGAGCTCTCCAAGGGCTTTAATAGCGGCGGGCAGCAGGAGCGACCGAAGAAGGGACGCAGCCTCAAGTCAGCGCCGCCCAGTGAgtaccaacagcagcagcagcagcccaccAGGATGACGGGAATCCTTGGCCAGAATGCGGACTGGTCAACGGGTCTAACGGAGCCGGAACCTTCGGAATACTCGGGTGGCGGAAGCTTTGCCCCCCGCAGCGTTTACGCGCGTAGCAGAAAAATGAGTGAGTCCACCAACAGCATGCTCACATCCTGCACAAATACGCTGCAGCAGGAGCTGGGCTACACGGAAAAGTCCGGGGAGATACTCAAGTTCAAGGTGCAAATCTCCAAACTATATGGCGTGGCGCTGCACAATGATATTCTCATCCAGAATACCGCCCACATTGATAGCTGCAGCAGGGTCTTTGATCAGGCGAGCTACCAACGATATTCGGACACTGCCAGTGGTTTCTTTCGGGGCGCCCTCCTCGAGCATCACCTGCCCctggagcagcagcattaTCTCCTCTTGCGCGCCGCTCCGATCATAGTGAGTGGCAGCCAGCAGCGTTACTTCCAGGAGCTCACATCGCGAACAACTCTGTCGGCGACGGCGGTGGATCTCTGCGAGATTCTGGATGAGGTCCGCGAGCACCTGCTGCTGTTCGATCGCCAGCGAAACTGCCCGGATGGCTATCACATCCGACCCGAGATCGTAATCACCCAGAGTTCCTCGTTTATGTTCAAGCAGAACCACAATCGTTGCACCAACAAAATCGAATGTATTCTGGATGAATGCACAGCGGAACTGGATATATCCATTTACGATCGACTGGGAGCCCTCTTTGGCAGTTCCCCCTTTGCCAGGGATTCGGAGGCAGTTGCTCCGGCTGAGGTTTATCCTGATTCTGATCCCAATCAAACGGAGTTGAGTGTAAAATGCGAGAATCTTCGCCTGCAGCTGCGTTTCCCAGTGGTAGATGGCAGGGCGGCCAATGATCCGCAAAAGATACCCTGGTGGCAGAAGAACGTACGTCAGGATTTCCTTGCCCTGGAATTCCGTTCGCTGGTGGTCAGCTTCAGGTCTCAGATCAGCATTGCTTCGGATGAACTGGAGGCGTATTACTGCGATGCGGAGAAGCAGAGTGCCGTGCATCTGCTGAGGTGCCAGCAGTCGAACAAGAAGAAGATCCAAATCGATGTGCTCCAGCTGAGGGAGAGCAGTGAAGCCGGAGCAAAGAAGCCACCGCGTAAGTCACCCTTTAGCTCAAAGTGTACCTTTGGTTATACGTCCCACGTGGAGGGTTTGGACAGTAGCTTGGACAAAACGGATTCCCTGTTGCCCGGGGAGACGGAGGAGATCAATGAATTTTGCGATAGCTGCACTCAAGCCTCCAAGCTGAAGATCTTCGCCTTCATTCCGCTGGTCAAGGTGGTGCTGGAGTCCAAGGAGATGTACGAGTTGATATACAATCGCCTGAATGGTGATCTCTTCATGTGGGAGCCACGTTCGCCGCACTACGAAATTAACCCAGAGGGGGAAACGGGAGAGGGTAGGCACTTGGAGGCTGAGCCGCAGCTGGAGGAGTTCCGGCGGAATCAACTTCTCAGTACCAGCGCCATGGAGAGCAGCATTTACTTTTCCATGGCGGCTTCTaatcctcctccgccgccgcctcctgtGGCCAAGATTCCCAATGAAGCCTTCTCCTTCGAGCTATTTGTGGAGGAGGGTTCCCTGATCCTATTTTCTCACTTCCTGGATCCCGAGACCAATCAGCGGGCCAAGGAGTGCGGCAAGTTCCAGGTGAATCTCAAGGAACTGCGTCTCTTCACCGTCAATGGCCTGGATAACGATGCGAACAGAAGCTTCTTTTGCATACAGCTGGGCGAGATTGAGGCCCTGCATTGTGGCCACACTCGACAGGATCTAGACCTAGCTTGGAGTGATTTACCCGACAAGAACCTACTCCCCACCATCCACAATTTCCCCAAGACTCAGCAGGCAGGTGGCCGAAGG
Proteins encoded:
- the Atg2 gene encoding autophagy-related protein 2 homolog A; protein product: MSWFNPWDGLKTKMCRYLLQRYLGQFFENNLNLEQLKVDLYNGKAVVEDIFLKVDAFNDLFEDQGWAFEVVSGHIGCLTVVVPWNALMTNDSSLEISNLTITLRPVTRHQSGTTMLESMWSSVSSSMQMAEECMKQVDDDVPFLNHNNALIGLEKFAETIDNVLNRIRAKLTNTTLNIEYLLPRSDRKLVLSVQASHVEYKNKTGYEMMSMSTSQNTDTETETHEEDPNGSFNALPMIAKHNLVIEGLSLHTSEVLDVYLPTPYEQLCKIVELKGAQNIQINIKQTENIVGPKVSLELSLDDIYFMLTPRQIHLLVELSKGFNSGGQQERPKKGRSLKSAPPSEYQQQQQQPTRMTGILGQNADWSTGLTEPEPSEYSGGGSFAPRSVYARSRKMSESTNSMLTSCTNTLQQELGYTEKSGEILKFKVQISKLYGVALHNDILIQNTAHIDSCSRVFDQASYQRYSDTASGFFRGALLEHHLPLEQQHYLLLRAAPIIVSGSQQRYFQELTSRTTLSATAVDLCEILDEVREHLLLFDRQRNCPDGYHIRPEIVITQSSSFMFKQNHNRCTNKIECILDECTAELDISIYDRLGALFGSSPFARDSEAVAPAEVYPDSDPNQTELSVKCENLRLQLRFPVVDGRAANDPQKIPWWQKNVRQDFLALEFRSLVVSFRSQISIASDELEAYYCDAEKQSAVHLLRCQQSNKKKIQIDVLQLRESSEAGAKKPPRKSPFSSKCTFGYTSHVEGLDSSLDKTDSLLPGETEEINEFCDSCTQASKLKIFAFIPLVKVVLESKEMYELIYNRLNGDLFMWEPRSPHYEINPEGETGEGRHLEAEPQLEEFRRNQLLSTSAMESSIYFSMAASNPPPPPPPVAKIPNEAFSFELFVEEGSLILFSHFLDPETNQRAKECGKFQVNLKELRLFTVNGLDNDANRSFFCIQLGEIEALHCGHTRQDLDLAWSDLPDKNLLPTIHNFPKTQQAGGRRRLEVLSVVAEIKKQPEQRIKRMKMSFGITGAILQHHSCHSEHSWLNQLMDFMDVADFPIEEYEPFAVVSELQLHVWNSGIDYRPRFFPQRAFLDLGYCTLSSNIISSMSGCTLRLLAEDCVLQLGWVAASQEAMIPVLNLGLLNISFRLNEEGKGQPRVDLRSSIHDMHMMTCYDSASALAQLIAYVANDRDLTPPPEEPVLNEEAAQAAEPKSFEDQEVSDQTQNHVNKLMADAVMDVECSPNPRVTKSPNGGEEGIEIFYFPDEPKEKRKSTPVKPQSKSLMVESPSVIGDILDFESNVILQSYYEQSQVQQSQDSLGLGSEVQLELGSLGNGSLLMEERDFDIIHDEEISRMDKFGVKQIYVSEEPLQIVDNHFCLPHEKVDLLRPPANFPVAESSYTLCEMTFTWHLYGGRDFPDESPKKSGSTTASSSGFGMSDTYKYGVSQAQDQEKPERKSSKRGLPKEPKGSNRNLEVLVEIQLSKIRFSYETYPLTSIYSSRQVLLVSEIEIRDRLRSSDINKFLYHPAGNNLSHKPDENMVIVKALNVRPNPQKSSAEECSLRVSILPIKLNIDQDTLLFLEDFFSGMFRNSSSSSSSSSKAGGSGSSNSTDMPVMSVSKLPDDLTDELPAESEVKEMVERNLNVLIEENSLDTELEEDPATATPVFFREVIFSPALPICFDYHGRRIELSRGPVTGLIMGLAQLQGSGICLREIVNRRGILGWNKLCEFLAKEWLKDIKRNQLPNILSGIGPTNAVLQLFQGVYDLFRLPIEQYNKDGRIIRGFQLGAQSFTARTALAALEITSRIIHLLQFTAETTFDMLSAGPSLKKRKGGRHGGKRRRQGRPKDLREGVANAYTIVREGINDSANTLIEAAITEHDQKGYSGAVGAVVRQIPQLVVCPAVLATQATTNILGGAKSSLVPEAKLEARDKWKQEIH